The following are from one region of the Methanospirillum hungatei genome:
- the purB gene encoding adenylosuccinate lyase, with the protein MAIHPIEFRYGTPEMKQVFGEEHRFHCIIEAEIALAKAEGSLGMIPDEDAAVIAEKAQGASLQRSKEIEEEIHHDMMAVVRAVSEVCGPAGRWIHYGATSNDILDTATGLQIRDALDIIEIKLKNILSVLLKRAEETKHLVCIGRTHGQHGVPTTYGLRFAIWASEIGRHIERLSQIRPRVCVGQLTGAVGTQAALGEKGIEIQEQMMKFLNLSSVDVSNQIIQRDRYAEYFCFLANLATTLDKIGVEIRSLQRTEIGEVEEAFGSKQVGSSTMPHKRNPIKSEQVCGLARIIRSSVEPAFQNNTLWDERDLTNSSPERILFPEATILTDHILKTMVSVLEDLNLREDRIKQNLSMLHGINMAESIMIELTKKGMGRQEAHEVIREKSMEALTTGQPLSVLLSQTPEVTRFIQARDIEKLLSPESYIGTSVRQVERVIKKLESLYL; encoded by the coding sequence ATGGCGATACACCCTATAGAATTCAGATATGGAACCCCTGAGATGAAGCAGGTCTTTGGCGAAGAACACCGTTTTCATTGTATTATTGAGGCAGAGATAGCTCTTGCAAAGGCTGAAGGATCTCTTGGAATGATACCTGATGAAGATGCGGCTGTTATTGCAGAAAAAGCTCAGGGGGCATCACTTCAACGATCAAAAGAGATTGAAGAAGAGATTCATCATGACATGATGGCTGTTGTCCGGGCTGTATCAGAAGTTTGTGGACCGGCCGGGAGATGGATTCACTATGGAGCTACATCCAATGATATCCTTGATACCGCAACCGGACTTCAGATTCGTGATGCGCTCGATATCATCGAGATTAAATTAAAAAATATTCTATCTGTGCTTCTTAAAAGAGCAGAAGAGACTAAACATCTGGTATGTATTGGCCGGACACATGGGCAGCATGGCGTTCCGACAACATATGGACTTCGGTTTGCGATCTGGGCGAGTGAAATTGGAAGGCATATTGAACGATTATCGCAGATCCGTCCACGAGTATGTGTCGGACAACTAACCGGTGCGGTTGGTACACAGGCAGCCCTTGGAGAGAAAGGTATCGAGATACAAGAACAGATGATGAAATTTTTAAATCTTTCATCAGTTGATGTCTCAAACCAGATTATACAACGTGACCGATATGCTGAATATTTCTGTTTCCTGGCAAATCTTGCTACAACCCTTGACAAAATCGGTGTAGAGATCAGATCTCTGCAGCGTACAGAAATAGGTGAAGTTGAGGAAGCATTTGGTTCAAAGCAGGTTGGATCTTCAACTATGCCTCATAAGAGAAACCCAATTAAAAGTGAACAGGTATGTGGTCTTGCCCGAATTATACGTTCGTCAGTTGAACCCGCTTTTCAGAACAATACTCTCTGGGATGAACGTGATCTGACCAATTCTTCACCAGAGCGAATTTTATTTCCCGAAGCCACTATTCTGACAGACCATATTCTGAAAACGATGGTGTCTGTTCTTGAAGACCTGAACCTGAGGGAGGACCGGATTAAACAGAATTTGTCAATGCTTCATGGAATAAATATGGCAGAATCAATCATGATTGAATTGACAAAAAAAGGGATGGGAAGGCAGGAGGCTCATGAAGTAATCAGAGAAAAGAGTATGGAAGCTCTTACCACAGGACAACCACTTTCTGTTCTCCTCTCTCAGACACCCGAAGTTACCCGGTTTATTCAAGCAAGAGATATTGAAAAACTGCTTTCACCCGAGTCATATATCGGGACATCAGTCCGGCAGGTTGAGCGGGTAATTAAAAAATTAGAATCGTTATATCTGTAA
- a CDS encoding FxLYD domain-containing protein produces the protein MNKKIKTGVAFFSILFTLIFLIIVSPVSVFSDQVITIEDYGNSVPVYDSVNYQVQSTIEKEDSNGRKIFVSRPFGYLECTEDSMVNLSIKKTYIDRISRDKAYIKGEIRNLDDKTIDIIVLTFNLFNADGDQIGNAYATIDYLEPKKTWKFSTDVIDCSDFKFERYGSIFTGYYD, from the coding sequence ATGAATAAAAAAATTAAAACCGGGGTTGCCTTTTTTTCGATCCTTTTCACATTGATTTTTCTCATAATTGTATCACCAGTATCTGTCTTTTCAGATCAGGTGATAACCATTGAAGATTACGGAAATTCTGTTCCGGTATATGATTCAGTAAATTATCAAGTCCAGAGTACCATTGAAAAAGAAGATTCAAACGGAAGAAAAATATTTGTCTCACGTCCATTTGGGTATCTTGAATGTACAGAAGATTCAATGGTAAATCTCTCAATTAAAAAGACCTATATTGACCGTATCTCCCGGGATAAAGCATACATTAAAGGTGAAATCAGAAACCTGGATGATAAAACAATTGACATCATTGTACTGACATTTAATCTCTTTAATGCTGATGGAGATCAGATAGGTAATGCCTATGCAACGATAGATTACCTGGAACCAAAAAAGACGTGGAAATTTTCCACAGATGTCATTGACTGTTCAGACTTTAAATTTGAACGATATGGATCTATCTTTACCGGGTATTATGATTAA
- a CDS encoding TatD family hydrolase yields MRTPKYPILDDHIHIDPRNGKGIEAAKEYQRAGGTHICLVTKPSWSLGVHPTTGEDFNQVFDETLDIAKQIHDKTGLIVFPILGVHPAEITVLAERMSYSEAADIMMGGLACAAHYVAEGKAIAIKSGRPHYDTTKEITNLSNQVVSHGFRLAADIGCAIQIHAESGPCSDMVEMAKTEGLDPNKVIKHFGTPDTPLTPSLVAKHEAIPELCRQQREFTMESDYMDENSRPGAVIGPKSVPRFTMRHLEQGTITENDLYRIHMHTPNKVYGIDISL; encoded by the coding sequence ATGAGGACACCGAAGTATCCAATCCTTGATGATCATATTCATATCGATCCCAGAAATGGGAAAGGTATCGAAGCTGCAAAGGAGTACCAGCGGGCAGGTGGCACTCATATCTGTCTTGTGACAAAACCATCATGGTCTCTTGGAGTTCATCCCACTACCGGAGAAGATTTCAATCAGGTATTTGATGAGACTCTGGATATTGCAAAGCAGATTCATGATAAAACAGGATTAATAGTTTTTCCAATTCTGGGGGTCCATCCGGCTGAGATAACGGTTCTGGCTGAACGCATGAGTTATTCAGAAGCTGCGGATATCATGATGGGAGGGCTCGCCTGCGCAGCACACTATGTTGCTGAAGGAAAAGCTATAGCGATAAAAAGCGGCAGACCTCATTACGACACCACTAAAGAGATAACAAACCTCTCAAACCAGGTTGTATCTCATGGATTCAGACTAGCAGCAGATATCGGATGTGCCATACAAATTCACGCAGAATCTGGTCCATGCTCTGATATGGTCGAGATGGCAAAAACAGAAGGCCTAGATCCGAATAAGGTAATAAAACATTTTGGAACCCCGGACACACCCCTTACTCCTTCATTGGTTGCAAAACATGAAGCTATTCCGGAGTTATGTAGACAACAACGGGAATTTACCATGGAGAGCGATTACATGGATGAAAACAGCAGACCCGGAGCAGTTATCGGACCAAAATCGGTTCCACGTTTTACCATGAGACATCTCGAGCAGGGGACCATCACTGAAAATGACCTCTACCGGATACATATGCACACTCCGAATAAAGTATACGGTATTGACATCTCGCTTTGA
- a CDS encoding pantoate kinase — MESASVTAFCPGHISGYFLPVIHENPDKSGSIGGGLVLSEGVRVVARQNPISSVKIFKSDKTGLPEQIGDTSPVIMDLLKKMAVHAAIETTCYLPIGSGYGMSAAALLGTAHAVNSLYNLGLSSHDCIKIAHQVEVMHRTGLGDVSACQGGGAVIRKTPGPDGEIRRLMDLRPIYAITLGPIKTSSILTSPSWMDKISKAFPDYIPETVDELFLASREFAEKSGLISEEVRTVLKVCDNNRVLASMTMLGCGVFAIGKTAEAILNMFGEVYRLSLSPGGPRILHGERCS; from the coding sequence ATGGAATCAGCCAGCGTCACTGCATTTTGTCCAGGCCATATATCTGGATATTTTCTTCCGGTCATACATGAAAATCCAGATAAATCCGGAAGTATCGGTGGAGGGCTTGTTCTTTCAGAAGGAGTCAGGGTGGTTGCCAGACAAAATCCAATATCATCGGTTAAAATTTTTAAAAGTGATAAAACCGGATTACCAGAACAAATAGGAGATACCTCACCAGTTATCATGGATCTCCTTAAAAAAATGGCAGTCCATGCTGCTATTGAGACGACATGTTACCTTCCAATCGGAAGTGGATATGGCATGTCTGCTGCCGCTCTTTTAGGGACGGCTCATGCTGTAAACTCACTCTATAATTTAGGACTCTCCTCACATGATTGCATAAAAATTGCACACCAGGTAGAAGTAATGCATCGGACAGGTCTTGGAGATGTTTCTGCCTGCCAGGGTGGAGGTGCGGTTATTCGAAAAACTCCCGGCCCTGATGGAGAAATAAGAAGACTAATGGATCTACGACCTATCTATGCAATAACTCTTGGTCCAATAAAAACATCATCGATTTTAACTTCCCCATCCTGGATGGATAAGATATCCAAAGCATTTCCAGATTATATTCCTGAAACAGTGGATGAGTTGTTTTTAGCGTCAAGAGAATTTGCAGAGAAAAGTGGACTTATTTCTGAAGAGGTCCGAACAGTGCTGAAGGTCTGCGATAATAACAGGGTTTTGGCAAGTATGACCATGCTTGGATGCGGGGTGTTTGCAATCGGAAAAACGGCAGAAGCAATTCTGAATATGTTTGGAGAAGTATACCGACTCTCACTATCTCCAGGAGGGCCGAGAATTTTACATGGAGAACGATGTTCATGA
- a CDS encoding dihydroneopterin aldolase family protein — protein sequence MITDRERAAFEAGIKLGALYHQWVGVPVSRESASSLEKAIENAHIQQPYMTDITVSLDRELMIPNSFGYSELTGLMLDVELTIRVNEASCHACIAREGDYPMMRIEWMDEDTEVSNP from the coding sequence ATGATTACTGACAGGGAACGAGCAGCCTTTGAAGCTGGTATAAAACTGGGCGCTTTATACCATCAATGGGTAGGAGTGCCAGTATCCCGCGAATCTGCTTCATCCCTTGAGAAAGCAATAGAAAATGCGCACATTCAACAACCATATATGACAGACATAACGGTCAGCCTTGATCGTGAGCTCATGATCCCTAACAGCTTTGGGTATAGTGAACTAACTGGTCTGATGCTTGATGTTGAACTCACCATCAGGGTGAATGAAGCATCCTGCCATGCCTGTATAGCAAGAGAAGGTGATTACCCTATGATGAGAATCGAGTGGATGGATGAGGACACCGAAGTATCCAATCCTTGA
- a CDS encoding tetratricopeptide repeat protein, with the protein MRLITIPIVILILFVIFSIFTPVLLLQASEPILPTEMRQTFAQVCADGSSILGRYETCVEVYDYLITKYPEIGHYFEKKSEYLQKLGKLQESVTALDGAIGREPENIEYLLKKARITKSLNKIQESDATYSRIDQIKPKTASGFDYSGDAGLDRGMYQQAYNQYTQSLALDSTNAQVWEKRGDVIFALLTIPTAGLNADDELKTQDLYTEGIKSYENAIRLNPGKAVEIQFKLTKRSIDVVPKTIGDLESRYTQYKYLDKN; encoded by the coding sequence ATGAGACTTATTACCATCCCAATAGTTATTCTGATTCTTTTTGTAATTTTTTCGATATTCACACCGGTTCTTCTGCTCCAGGCGAGCGAACCGATTCTTCCAACAGAAATGAGACAAACCTTTGCCCAAGTATGTGCAGATGGTTCATCAATTCTTGGAAGATATGAAACATGTGTTGAAGTATATGATTATCTTATCACCAAATATCCCGAAATTGGTCACTACTTTGAGAAAAAATCAGAATATCTTCAAAAATTAGGAAAGTTACAAGAGTCAGTTACTGCACTTGATGGGGCTATCGGGCGAGAACCAGAAAATATTGAATATCTGCTTAAAAAAGCCAGAATTACAAAATCATTAAATAAAATTCAGGAATCAGATGCAACATATTCCCGTATTGATCAGATTAAACCAAAAACCGCATCTGGTTTTGATTATTCTGGAGACGCAGGCTTAGATCGGGGTATGTATCAACAAGCTTATAACCAATACACACAGTCACTTGCATTAGATTCTACGAATGCTCAGGTTTGGGAAAAAAGGGGAGATGTCATCTTCGCCCTTCTTACTATTCCCACAGCAGGGCTGAATGCTGATGATGAATTAAAGACACAGGATCTCTATACCGAAGGTATAAAAAGTTATGAAAATGCTATCCGGTTAAATCCTGGAAAAGCAGTTGAAATTCAGTTTAAATTGACAAAACGATCAATAGATGTAGTTCCAAAAACAATTGGAGACCTGGAATCCAGATATACGCAATATAAATACCTTGATAAAAACTAG
- the coaBC gene encoding bifunctional phosphopantothenoylcysteine decarboxylase/phosphopantothenate--cysteine ligase CoaBC, whose protein sequence is MTLYGKTILLGVTGSIAAVETVRLIHALKRKGAQVKPVMSQAACSIIHPDALTYASGQDTITRITGHVEHVTYCGDDGLADLFLIAPCTANTISKIACGIDDTTVTTCATTALGRKMPIIIVPAMHHAMFRHDIVIKNLDLLTQSGITIVGPRIEEGKAKIADINEIILWCERLLSGGPLSGKHILITSGRCEEPVDDVRVLTTRSSGRMGQELAYEAFRLGADVTIIHRDEINIGTNIRITTATSMGEAIQKVMKEKRPDIYISAAAISDFAPECLQGKIPSGKSVNLTLHPLPKLIDLAIQNVPITVAFKLGTNAHEEGKRLLQNKVSMVLANTPDNLGSEEGRYTIMDSFETHEISGKKQDIAKKIFERIITRHL, encoded by the coding sequence ATGACTCTTTATGGTAAAACGATCCTTCTCGGAGTTACCGGAAGTATTGCAGCAGTTGAAACAGTTCGCCTTATTCATGCTTTGAAAAGAAAAGGGGCTCAGGTTAAACCAGTAATGAGCCAGGCAGCCTGTTCCATAATTCACCCTGATGCTCTGACCTATGCAAGTGGACAAGACACGATTACCCGGATAACCGGTCATGTAGAGCATGTTACCTATTGTGGTGATGACGGACTAGCAGATCTATTTTTGATCGCTCCATGTACGGCAAACACGATATCCAAAATTGCATGCGGGATAGATGACACGACTGTTACAACGTGTGCGACGACTGCACTGGGTCGGAAAATGCCCATTATTATAGTCCCTGCTATGCATCATGCAATGTTCAGGCATGATATCGTCATAAAAAATCTTGACCTGCTCACTCAATCCGGAATTACTATAGTGGGTCCCAGGATAGAAGAGGGAAAGGCCAAGATTGCTGACATCAATGAGATTATTCTTTGGTGTGAACGCTTATTATCCGGCGGTCCTTTATCCGGAAAACACATATTAATAACGAGCGGAAGATGTGAAGAACCGGTAGATGATGTCCGTGTTCTGACCACAAGATCTTCAGGAAGAATGGGACAAGAGCTTGCCTATGAAGCATTCCGACTTGGTGCAGACGTGACTATTATTCACCGTGACGAGATAAATATCGGAACTAATATTCGGATCACAACTGCAACCTCCATGGGAGAAGCTATACAAAAGGTAATGAAGGAAAAGAGGCCTGATATATACATCAGTGCTGCAGCAATCTCTGATTTTGCTCCGGAATGTCTTCAAGGAAAGATTCCAAGTGGAAAATCCGTAAACCTGACATTACACCCACTTCCTAAGTTAATCGATCTTGCAATCCAAAATGTTCCAATAACAGTAGCATTCAAACTAGGGACAAACGCCCATGAAGAAGGAAAAAGACTCCTTCAGAACAAAGTCTCTATGGTTCTTGCCAATACTCCTGACAATCTGGGATCAGAAGAGGGAAGATATACTATTATGGACTCTTTTGAAACTCATGAGATTTCTGGAAAAAAACAGGATATTGCAAAAAAAATCTTTGAGCGAATCATTACCAGGCACCTTTAA
- a CDS encoding DUF424 domain-containing protein, translating to MLLRIHRSADNKEVIGLCDRELIGKTFTEGDISISITESFFGNEPALEEEVVRVLMTSDNITIFGHRCVDLATRYGVIENDSCRLIEGIPYVTILRI from the coding sequence ATGTTACTTCGTATTCACCGATCTGCAGACAACAAAGAAGTCATAGGACTCTGCGACCGGGAACTAATCGGAAAGACCTTCACAGAAGGAGATATTTCAATATCTATTACAGAATCTTTCTTTGGCAATGAACCGGCCTTAGAAGAAGAGGTGGTCCGCGTTCTCATGACCTCTGATAACATTACCATATTCGGGCATCGGTGCGTTGATTTAGCGACCCGATATGGAGTTATAGAAAATGATTCTTGTCGACTTATCGAAGGAATACCCTACGTAACAATCTTACGGATATAA
- a CDS encoding class I SAM-dependent methyltransferase, producing the protein MNVREIPSRDIKKYTSASWVDTTRKPYVYGETAYIPVKDGYPYSGIIPERKRNGRGFQKIGPIIAFHGSEPLDLDINEVIRLHNPQAIIWYRGHKGDMRIPDTTTLYGVTGDILHKESGIKYHLDPTRVMFSQGNREEKKRIANLVQPGEQVCDMFAGIGYFTLPLAKAGAHVHAIEINPDSITYLKKNILENKLTSRITVTQGDCRDNLAGPYDRIHMGFYEAVRFLSIALDHVQSGTMLHVHGIGNTTEKIERILMESGHEATCQHLAIKKIGPGKVHTVTDVRIS; encoded by the coding sequence ATGAATGTCCGGGAAATCCCCTCTAGGGATATAAAAAAGTATACATCTGCATCCTGGGTAGATACAACCAGAAAACCATATGTATATGGAGAAACTGCTTATATCCCGGTAAAAGACGGATATCCATATTCTGGTATAATTCCAGAACGGAAAAGAAACGGGAGAGGATTTCAAAAGATTGGACCGATCATCGCATTCCATGGATCTGAACCTTTAGATTTAGACATAAATGAGGTTATCAGATTGCATAATCCGCAGGCAATTATCTGGTACCGGGGACATAAAGGAGACATGCGAATTCCTGACACCACTACTCTCTACGGAGTTACTGGTGACATTCTTCACAAAGAATCAGGAATAAAATACCACCTTGATCCGACCAGGGTTATGTTTTCACAAGGAAACCGCGAAGAAAAAAAGCGGATCGCCAATCTAGTACAACCCGGAGAACAGGTTTGTGATATGTTTGCCGGGATTGGATACTTCACTCTCCCGCTCGCTAAAGCAGGAGCACATGTCCATGCAATTGAAATTAATCCAGATTCAATCACATATTTAAAGAAAAATATTCTTGAAAACAAATTAACATCACGCATTACGGTCACACAAGGAGATTGTAGAGATAATCTTGCCGGACCATATGATCGGATTCATATGGGTTTTTATGAGGCGGTCAGATTTCTTTCCATTGCTCTGGATCATGTGCAGTCAGGGACAATGCTTCATGTTCATGGTATAGGCAATACTACCGAAAAAATTGAAAGAATTCTCATGGAGTCAGGACATGAAGCTACCTGTCAACATCTGGCCATTAAAAAGATTGGCCCTGGAAAAGTACATACAGTAACAGATGTGAGGATATCATGA
- a CDS encoding 60S ribosomal export protein NMD3, protein MDLQEAICPKCGGPSQTGDICGKCRASDIDWFSCDGRVKMVRCPSCNSMRDKSGWNDCERNREDLEYEAALSAIHLFQDIRKPEVSIKLDENSKNRSFAHVSVAGTLYGQKVEAACTVEILWQYDSCDRCSRYHGNYWQGVVQLRAEGRKATPEEQERAKRIAYQAEEELQLQGDRLSFVTRMEEGREGLDIIVGTQTLGEQISRDITRKMGGRYSLHPTLIGEKEGKKLYRITYAVRLPRYTKGDVIYIRNTYGEILGAEGKTINYLDLASGIPRTVPESTESRYIGSVKDGTPMLVVYQDGETLGLMDEVTGKTEEVPVQSWRNITSGECVHIIRDDDRVLVV, encoded by the coding sequence ATGGATTTACAAGAGGCAATTTGTCCAAAATGTGGTGGCCCGTCTCAAACAGGCGATATCTGCGGAAAATGTCGTGCATCTGATATCGATTGGTTTTCCTGTGATGGCCGGGTAAAAATGGTCCGTTGCCCGAGCTGTAATTCTATGCGGGATAAGAGTGGGTGGAATGATTGTGAAAGAAACCGAGAGGATCTTGAATATGAAGCTGCGCTCTCCGCCATTCATTTGTTTCAGGATATTAGAAAGCCTGAAGTCTCTATAAAACTTGACGAAAATAGTAAAAACCGGTCTTTTGCACATGTTTCAGTAGCCGGAACATTATATGGTCAAAAAGTTGAGGCAGCCTGTACGGTAGAGATACTATGGCAATATGATTCCTGTGACCGGTGTAGCAGATACCACGGAAATTACTGGCAGGGTGTTGTACAACTTCGTGCAGAAGGAAGAAAAGCTACACCTGAAGAGCAGGAACGAGCCAAAAGAATAGCATATCAGGCAGAAGAAGAGTTACAATTACAAGGTGATCGCCTTTCATTTGTAACCCGGATGGAAGAAGGTCGGGAGGGTCTTGACATCATTGTCGGGACACAAACCCTTGGTGAACAGATCTCCCGTGATATCACCAGAAAAATGGGAGGCAGGTATTCACTTCACCCGACACTGATTGGGGAAAAAGAGGGAAAAAAATTATACCGGATTACCTATGCAGTTCGTCTTCCGAGATATACGAAAGGAGATGTCATTTATATCAGGAATACATATGGAGAAATCCTTGGAGCGGAAGGAAAAACCATTAATTACCTGGATCTGGCATCAGGTATCCCACGAACAGTTCCGGAATCCACAGAATCCAGATACATAGGGTCAGTTAAAGATGGAACTCCAATGCTCGTTGTCTATCAGGATGGAGAGACACTCGGACTTATGGACGAAGTGACCGGAAAAACGGAAGAAGTTCCAGTTCAGTCATGGAGAAATATAACATCTGGTGAATGTGTCCATATCATCAGAGATGATGATCGGGTTTTGGTCGTATAA